Proteins from a single region of Ochotona princeps isolate mOchPri1 chromosome 27, mOchPri1.hap1, whole genome shotgun sequence:
- the TAS2R42 gene encoding LOW QUALITY PROTEIN: taste receptor type 2 member 42 (The sequence of the model RefSeq protein was modified relative to this genomic sequence to represent the inferred CDS: inserted 1 base in 1 codon): protein MFNGWDKIFLTLVMTECILGLLGNVFIMLVNSSKWVQNRKICLADRILTCLAISRIGHLLLSLIDSCIIEFFPDLYDIYKLAKSMNMLWAMTEHLATWLTTCFSIFCFLKIAHFSHPLFLWVKWRMDKVILALVMLSLFLLVLDILWLDKVFDISLTVNITDKGNLSLYLEERRSLSLKTLLLSSLTYLIPLVLSLTSLLLLFLFLLRHTRNLQLSSLGSGEASTETHERAMKMVLSFLVLFTIHSFSSLLTYWLFFTLWKTKXATFVLNIFSSGHTFILILGNTKLRQSALRALCLPKIHLTEKSKSFSFYS from the exons ATGTTCAATGGATGGGATAAAATCTTTCTGACACTGGTTATGACAGAATGCATACTCGGACTCCTGGGGAATGTGTTCATCATGCTGGTAAACAGCTCTAAATGGGTCCAGAATCGAAAGATCTGCTTAGCTGACCGCATTCTCACCTGTCTGGCCATCTCCAGGATCGGTCATCTGCTGCTATCACTGATAGATTCATGTATAATAGAATTCTTTCCAGACTTATATGATATTTACAAACTTGCAAAATCTATGAATATGCTTTGGGCAATGACTGAGCACTTGGCCACCTGGCTTACCACCTGTTTCAGCATTTTCTGCTTCCTCAAGATAGCCCACTTCTCTCACCCCCTCTTCCTCTGGGTGAAGTGGAGAATGGACAAAGTGATTCTTGCACTGGTTATGTTGTCTTTGTTCTTACTGGTGCTTGATATTCTGTGGCTTGATAAGGTTTTTGATATCTCATTGACTGTTAACATCACAGACAAGGGTAATCTGAGTTTATATTTGGAGGAAAGAAGAAGTCTGAGCCTTAAAACTCTGCTTCTGTCCAGCTTGACCTACTTGATCCCCCTTGTTCTGTCCCTGACTTCATTGctccttttgtttctgttcttgctgAGACACACCAGAAATCTGCAGCTCAGCTCCCTGGGTTCTGGAGAGGCCAGCACAGAAACCCACGAAAGAGCCATGAAAATGGTGCTGTCCTTCCTTGTTCTCTTCacaattcattctttctcttcactGTTGACATATTGGCTATTCTTTACATTGTGGAAAACGA TTGCTACTTTCGTATTAAATATCTTTTCCTCAGGCCACACTTTTATTCTGATTCTGGGAAATACCAAGCTGCGACAGTCAGCCTTGAGGGCACTATGTTTACCTAAAATTCACCTGACAGAGAAGAGCAAATCCTTTAGTTTTTATAGCTAA
- the SMIM10L1 gene encoding small integral membrane protein 10-like protein 1 produces MAPASAPTSLAVRASSPAAVPSSYGAFCKGLSRTLLAFFELAWQLRMNFPYFYVAGSVILNIRLQVHI; encoded by the coding sequence ATGGCCCCCGCGTCGGCTCCGACCTCCCTGGCCGTCAGGGCCTCCAGCCCGGCCGCCGTGCCCAGCTCGTATGGGGCTTTCTGCAAGGGGCTCTCTCGTACTCTCCTGGCCTTCTTCGAGCTGGCCTGGCAGCTGCGCATGAACTTCCCCTACTTCTACGTCGCGGGCTCCGTGATCCTCAACATCCGCTTGCAGGTACACATTTAA